In the genome of Deltaproteobacteria bacterium CG2_30_66_27, the window CTCGTCCCCTCGATCCTCGACCTGGAGATGCATGCGAAGGTCGCGGAGGCGGTGGAGCGCGCCGCGTTCGAAACGGGCGTCGCCCGGCCCCGCACGGAAGAGATCGAAGAAACGTAGTGTTGCGTTTCATGAATCGCCACACTTAGTCCCCGCCATGGACGCTTCGTGGCTCCGCGGCACCCTGCTCGTCCTCTTCGGCTACCTGCTCGGCTCCGTCCCGTTCGGCATCCTCGTCGCGAAGGCGTTCGACCGCACGCTGGACTTGCGGAAGGCCGGTTCGGGGAACATCGGCGCGACGAACGTCGCGCGCACGCTGGGGAAGGGCGCCGGGGTGCTCACCCTCCTGTTCGACGTCGGGAAAGGAATCCTTGCGCTTGCGCTCGCCCGGCGGTTCCTCGATCCGTCCGCCACCCACTGGCTCGCCCTGGTCGGCGGGGCGGTGTTCCTCGGGCATATCTTCCCCGTGTATCTCCGCTTCAAGGGAGGGAAGGGAGTGGCCACCGCGCTGGGCGTCGTCCTGTTCCTCTCGCCGGAGACCGCCTTTGTCCTCGTGGTCCTCTTCGCCGCCGTGTTCTACTTCACGCGATACGTGTCGCTCGCGTCGCTGTGCGCCGCCGTGGGTCTTCCCGTCGCCATGGCGTTTCTCGGGAGGTCGCGGCATTACGTAACCCTCGCCCTCATGATGTCGTTCCTCGTGATCTACACTCACCGCAAGAACATCCACCGCCTCCTCGCCGGCCAGGAGAGCAAATTCATGCCTCCGCGCGGGGAGTGACCCTGCACAGTCCGCGGGCAGGAGATGCCCACGGATTGTGCAAACCTCCGCACGAGATTCCATCGCATTCCGCTCCTCCCGCTTCGCTGCATCCGCATGAGGGGGTTGAATCTCCTCGGGAAATCGCTTTCCACCGCCGTCGGGATGACTCGGATGCCGGGTTGGTACGACCGTTGCTTTGATGGAGGGGCGAAAGGGGGTGAACCGATGAAAAAGGTCGAGGCGATCATCAAGCCGTTCAAGCTGGACGAGGTGAAGGAGTCGCTGAACGACATCGGTGTCCAGGGGATGACGGTTTCCGAGGTCAAGGGGTTCGGCCGCCAGAAGGGGCACACCGAGCTGTACCGGGGGGCGGAATACGTCGTCGATTTCCTGCCCAAGATCAAGTTAGAGATCATCGTTCCCGACGATCTGGTCCCCCAGGTGGTCGAGCTCGTCGAGAAGTCGGCCCGGACGGGCCGGATCGGCGACGGGAAGATCTTCGTCACCAACGTCGAGGAAGTCGTCCGGATCCGCACCGGCGAACGCGGTCACGACGCCATCTGACCGGATCGCCGGCCCACGTCGTTCATACACAACATTCCGCACCAGGAGGGACCGCAATGAACGCGAAGGAAGTCCTCGGATTCGCCAAGAGCAAGAACATCGCGATGGTCGACCTGAAGTTCATGGATTTCATCGGCACCTGGCAGCACTTCGCGGTGCCCATCCATGAGCTCGAGGAGGACAGCTTCGAGGAGGGGTTCGGCTTCGACGGATCGTCCATCCGCGGCTGGCAGCCGATCCACGCCTCCGACATGCTGGTGATCCCCGATCCCGGGACGGCGGTCGTCGATCCGTTCATCACCCGGCCGACGCTTTCGCTGATCTGCAACATCGTCGACCCGATCACCAAGGAGAGCTACTCCCGCGACCCCCGCAACATCGCGCGGAAAGCCGAGGCGTACCTGAGGTCGACCGGCATCGCGGACACGGCGTACTTCGGGCCGGAGGCCGAATTCTTCATCTTCGACGACATCCGCTACGGCGGCGGGTCGAACTTCGGTTTCTACTACATCGACTCCGACGAGGGGACCTGGAACAGCGGGCGCGAGGAGAAGCCGAACCTCGGCTACAAGCCGCGCCACAAGGAAGGGTACTTCCCCGTCCCGCCGACCGACTCGCAGCACGACCTGCGCGACGAGATGGTCCGCGTCATGGAGCAGGTGGGGCTGAAGATCGAGGCGCAGCACCACGAGGTGGCCACCGCCGGGCAGGCCGAGATCGACCTGCGGTTCGACACGCTGGTCAAGGTCGCCGACGCGCTGCAGTGGTACAAGTACATCTGCAAGAACGTCGCGCGGAAGGCCGGCAAGACCGTCACCTTCATGCCGAAGCCGCTCTTCGCCGACAACGGCTCCGGGATGCACACGCACCAGTCCCTCTGGAAGGGCGGCAAGCCGCTCTTCGCGGGGGAGGAGTACGGCGGGATGTCGAAGATGGCGCTGTGGTACATCGGCGGGATCCTGAAGCACGCGAGGGCGATCTGCGCGTTCAGCAACCCGACGATGAACTCCTACAAGCGGCTGGTGCCGGGCTTCGAGGCCCCCGTGAACCTCGCCTACTCGAGCCGGAACCGCTCCGCGGCGGTCCGGATCCCGATGTACTCCGCCTCGCCGAAGACGAAGCGCCTCGAGTTCCGCACGCCCGACCCGTCGTGCAACGGCTACCTCTCGTTCGCCGCGCAGCTGATGGCGGGGCTGGACGGCGTCCAGAACAAGATCGACCCCGGGCAGCCGCTCGACAAGGACATCTACGCACTGTCGCCCGAGGAGCTGGCGGACGTGCCGACCACGCCGGGCTCCCTCGAGGAGTCGCTCAAGGCGCTGGAGGAGGACCACGAGTTCCTGCTGAAGGGCGACGTGTTCACCATCGACGTGATCGAGAAGTGGATCGAGTACAAGGTCGAGGCGGAGGTGAACCCCGTGAAGCTGCGGCCGCACCCGCACGAGTTCTACCTGTACTTCGACTGCTGAACGGGCCGCGTTACATCCAGCGCCCCGGGGGTACCGGCCACAGTTCGCGCAGCGGCGGGATCGCATTCCAGGCCAGCCCGAAGAAGAGGGCGCCCAGAAGGAACAGCAGCACCACGCTCCCGATGGCGACCCACGGGACCCAGGCGTTGACGCCCCCCTCGGCGGCGAGCCGGGCGAGGTGCGCCGCGTCCGCGGCGGGCGCACCGAATGCGGAAGAGACCGGGCGCGCCTCCCGGATCTTCCGGTCGGCCTGCCGGAAGTAGAGGTAGTCGCCCGTGACCGCGCGGGCGACGCCCCACACGATCGGGACGAAGAGGGTCCAGCCGAGCAGGACGGAGAGGCCGAAGTCGACCAGCGCCCACCCGTACATCTTCCGGTAGAGATACCACCACAATCCCAGGAATGCGGCCGCGTTGTTCCACGAGAAGACGAAACGGGCCGCGCCCGTCCGGGTGAACCGCTCGAACTGGCGCATGTACCGGCCCGTCTTCGGACCGATGTACGC includes:
- a CDS encoding type I glutamate--ammonia ligase; this translates as MNAKEVLGFAKSKNIAMVDLKFMDFIGTWQHFAVPIHELEEDSFEEGFGFDGSSIRGWQPIHASDMLVIPDPGTAVVDPFITRPTLSLICNIVDPITKESYSRDPRNIARKAEAYLRSTGIADTAYFGPEAEFFIFDDIRYGGGSNFGFYYIDSDEGTWNSGREEKPNLGYKPRHKEGYFPVPPTDSQHDLRDEMVRVMEQVGLKIEAQHHEVATAGQAEIDLRFDTLVKVADALQWYKYICKNVARKAGKTVTFMPKPLFADNGSGMHTHQSLWKGGKPLFAGEEYGGMSKMALWYIGGILKHARAICAFSNPTMNSYKRLVPGFEAPVNLAYSSRNRSAAVRIPMYSASPKTKRLEFRTPDPSCNGYLSFAAQLMAGLDGVQNKIDPGQPLDKDIYALSPEELADVPTTPGSLEESLKALEEDHEFLLKGDVFTIDVIEKWIEYKVEAEVNPVKLRPHPHEFYLYFDC
- a CDS encoding acyl-phosphate glycerol 3-phosphate acyltransferase, with translation MDASWLRGTLLVLFGYLLGSVPFGILVAKAFDRTLDLRKAGSGNIGATNVARTLGKGAGVLTLLFDVGKGILALALARRFLDPSATHWLALVGGAVFLGHIFPVYLRFKGGKGVATALGVVLFLSPETAFVLVVLFAAVFYFTRYVSLASLCAAVGLPVAMAFLGRSRHYVTLALMMSFLVIYTHRKNIHRLLAGQESKFMPPRGE
- a CDS encoding transcriptional regulator (indirectly regulates nitrogen metabolism; at high nitrogen levels P-II prevents the phosphorylation of NR-I, the transcriptional activator of the glutamine synthetase gene (glnA); at low nitrogen levels P-II is uridylylated to form PII-UMP and interacts with an adenylyltransferase (GlnE) that activates GlnA) produces the protein MKKVEAIIKPFKLDEVKESLNDIGVQGMTVSEVKGFGRQKGHTELYRGAEYVVDFLPKIKLEIIVPDDLVPQVVELVEKSARTGRIGDGKIFVTNVEEVVRIRTGERGHDAI